CTGGCTCTGCCCCAAGAAGTTGACGTCGCTCACGAGCGTGGAGGATAAATCAAGTCGGGTCAGGTAGGGCAGCGTTTGAAGCCCGTCTATCCCATCTGAGTCGACCTGTGCATTTGAGAGCTGAATGATCCGTAGCCCTTTGCCAGCCGCGAGGGCCTGGACGTTGGTGATGCGCGTCCTCGAAAggagcagctcctccacgcaTGGCAACTGAGCGAGGTGTGGTACATCCGCGTCCTTGACGTTGCAGCCGCTCAAATGCACAGAGCGTAAGAAACAGCATCGAGCGATCCCTGCGCAGTCAAAGTCACCCTTGCAGTTCGTCATGTCCAGCCTGCGCAGTTTCTGCAGGGAGGCTAGGTCGGAAAGTGGGACCCGATTCGATGGCGGTGGTAGCCGCCCGTTCCCCTGTCCCTCTGCATTGCCAATCGCCACAACAGAGTGAGGGTGCACTGTCACGTTGCCCAGAACCAGTTCCTCGATTCTAGATGCGAGAGCGAACATCTGAAGCCGCGGCAAGGCTATCCCAGCAATCTCCACCACCCGCAGGgtagcagcgctgctgtacAGAAACGACAGAAGCTCGTTCAAGGGCAGCGTGGCTGCCTTGATACTGAGCTTCTCGACCCCGCGCGCGACGGCCAGGCACGACAACCACTCCGGCGGTGTAGGGGAGAGAGCTGAGCCGTTGATTTCCACGCACTCGATGCAGCCCAAGGAAAGCAACTCCCCTAGAGAGCAGTTCAGCCGTGGTATATCGATGGTGCTGACGGTCCCGCTCTTCATCGCCGCAGATGCATGACGGTTTCCCCAGCAGCACACCCGCAAAGGGCACTCCATGTACTGGGAAAGCTTGGGTGGCGGACGCAGCCGAACAGTTCCTGACAGAGGGGTGGCTTCAGCTACACAGGCGGTGCTCGATGCGGGTCGAGAAGCGCCGGAGCACCTCAGcagccaccagcggcacagTCGCATACCTTGGACGTCGTTGATTTCGCATCGCAGCTGTGGTCGCCTGCCTCGCTGCAAGGAGGAAGGAGCTGCATCCTTGAACCAATTGAACGAAAGATGTAGCCCATGCGACGACCTCTCCCTTGACCTACGTGCCTGAGGCGAAGAGCTGACCCAGGCTCCGGTTTGGCCGGGAAGGTGCTCAGAAATAAGCGCCAGTGCGTCCACAGACACGCAACTCATGGACAAAGCGCCAGCCTTCGATAATAAAAGCGGAAGTCCGCGGGGAGGgcaggaaaaagagagcaagtaagaacagcgagagaggtTGGGGTGTAGAGAGCAAATGTGGTGCCTGTCGTCAATGCAGGAAAGAAAGAATAGCACGAGACACAGTGCGAGACGAAAAAAGCGCCTCTTAGCTACCGAGTACACAGCTTCAACGCGGAAGCTGCTTTCCGCTGTGTTAACTCTCTTCAACGTCGTTAGGGAGGCTTACAAGTTCACGCAGCTTCACTGCCCTGCCATCCGAAACAGATCGACGTGCTCCTGCTCACAATCGTGTACGTCACCGGCGATGACGAGCGAGTGCAACGGCGCGCCAAAGTCGACACTGAGCAAGTCCTTCATCGTCCCCGCTACCACTTGCTGCGATTCGGAGCCGACGCGCGCTAAACCCACCGCGAAAGTCGAGCCATCAGCGGCCACAGCGCCACCCTGCTTGTagccctccacctccaggATCTGCTCAACGGCCTGCCTGATCGTCATGTAGCGCGGCGGCTCGTAGATCTTGCGCCCACGCGCAAGATTCTCGTCAGAGATCTCCTTTACCTTGATGTCGAGGAGCACCAGAGTGTGGATGCCGGCAGCTCTGTTGCTCCGTAGGCGCTCGTACCAGGAGTCTGGGCGCCACGTCTCTGTCCAGAAGCACAGAGATATCACTTGTCCAAACCGGTAGAGCTGCAGGCCACAACAACCCACAGCGTTAATGATTGAGGCATTGTGTACGACTTTGCTCTCGATCCCCTGCCGGTTGCAGCGCACAATCAGATCCGAATGCGTTGTCGCGCCGAAAACGTCGCCGACGACAAGAAGAACTACCTTCTTGACCTTCGCGTCGTCCAGGACAGCCCCACTCTCCACCATCTCTCTGTCCGCAAGAATAACTGGCTTGCCGTAGATGCCGGCCAGCTCCTCTGCATTGCTGTTGATGAGGAAAGAGGTGTAGGCTTCTAGAAAAACGACATCCGCCTCCTTGACGGCGTTCATACCCTTCACGGTGACGTCGGACGCATCGCCAAGGCCAACCCCGACCAAGGTGAACATCTGCAGCGAATGTAATGGCAGAGCTCTGCGAGTGCAAGCCTCATTTCAATTGACGTGGGACAGTGAAAGAGTAGAATTAAAAGTAGGCTCTCAAGAGCGCAGACACACGGGTCTCGAACACCCGATAGCAGGGCAAGGTACACAAAggcctctctcgcacacaAAGTTGTTTTCATGTTCacgtgatggcggcgctgggggTCTGCCGCTTAAGCACTCGGCGTCGTTTACTATTGCAGCCCTAAGTTCAAACATGAATCGATAGCACTCACCAATACTTGCTGTCAGAGAGAAACGGAGCTAGCGCGAACACCAGTCCGTGCTCAtaagctgctgcgcggccaAGGCGGCCAGCCGTCAGCACGCCCATTGCACCAAGGCCGGAGCGCACATCCTCTTCGCCAGTCAGGTTGTCAATCACCTCCGCTAGCTCTTTCCCTTCGTTGAGAATGGGCCTCATGATCGTTTCGCTCATCTCAAAACGCGCAGAAGATCCGATCCCGCACTTGCCCGTCTTCCGCTCCAGAACGACCATCCATCCGCACTCGAACCAACGACCAGCAATGTGCTCGATGCCACCTTCCAGCCCGACGCCGTAGTCAGCGTTGGAAATGACCTCTAGGGCTGCCTTGGCTCTGTTTAGAGCACCTCGTTGGGTCTCCTCTGCCGACATGGGCTGATCACTGACCCCGGAGCTGACGCTGCAAAGACGCACCTCATGGGTCCCATTAGGAAAGCACCTGTTCACAACTGTGACGACGCTCTCTGCTTTGGCACGATTCGTTGTTCCGATTGCCCAGACAGTCATGGCCTTGCTCTGATCAGGTGGTTCTTAGCTGCCCGTCGCTGTGTAGCGACGAAGCAAAACAGTGAGAAAAAGGGAAGTGTAAAATGATTCAAGGGACCAAAACGAGAGTGAGTAGCAGCATCTTTACTAAGCTGACCAGGGGACGCAGCATCCCTTCACGCAGGAGATTCAACTTCGACCACGTCATTGTTGACGATTCGCCTTCAGAAAGACGACGAGAGGGCTAGTTGTGCTAGCAGACGTAAACACGACCGAGCAGAGACTCAGAAAAACAAACGAAGAGTGAacagcgcacgtgcgtgcttTGAAAAcatcaaaaaaaaactgcTGCGCTAAGTCGTCGATCGTAATCTACTTACTGGCAGTGTGCTCTAGAATAGCAACGCCGCCGAgaccgccagcagcgcaaaTGCTCACAAGGCCATGGCGCTTGCCGGACCGTCGCAGCTCATTGGCAAGCGAGGTCACAATCCGACCACCAGTTGCAGCGAACGGGTGACCCAGTGCCGGGGACCCGCCATTCACGTTCAGCTTCGATAAGTCGATGTCTNNNNNNNNNNNNNNNNNNNNNNNNNNNNNNNNNNNNNNNNNNNNNNNNNNNNNNNNNNNNNNNNNNNNNNNNNNNNNNNNNNNNNNNNNNNNNNNNNNNNNNNNNNNNNNNNNNNNNNNNNNNNNNNNNAATCACTATCTCGCGCGCGCAGTTGTGAGCGCTTCCTTGAAGCACCACGTTGCCCCACACAATGTGGTCAATGTCTCTGGGATCCAGCGACGTCTTGTTGAGGAGACCGGCTACGGATGCACTCGCCAGCTCCaccgtgtgtgcatgcgcagcagcatcttgAAACGTGCCAAAGTGGAGTGCTTACACTGGTCACTCAGACGGACCGTTGAACAAGggcgcggcagagagagTACATCTCTGACTGCCCATGTCGACATGATAAAATGTGTAAAAGGTcagaagaaagaaaaggggaaTGGTAAGAGGAACATAAGTCGCATTGTGTTCAGAAGCAAAAGCGGGAAGCTCCCACGAATCGAGTGCGCCTTTCAAGCTCCTGTGAATTCTCTCATTTTTCTGGCAAATAACAAGTGCTGTAGACGCTATCAACTGCGTGAAAGTAGATCTGAAATTGCAtaagcaaaagaaaaatgtTCGAAAAAGAATGCAAGCATTTTCTTTGCTTGCACAGCTGAAATTAAAGCATGCGCGTCTTTGGCTACCTCCACGGAAATCACTTCTTCGGAGTGTGCTCTAGAATAGCAACGCCGCCGAgaccgccagcagcgcaaaTGCTCACAAGGCCATGGCGCTTGCCGGACCGTCGCAGCTCATTGGCAAGCGAGGTCACAATCCGACCACCAGTTGCAGCGAACGGGTGACCCAGTGCCAGGGACCCGCCATTCACGTTCAGCTTCGATAAGTCGATGTCTTCCGTTAGAACAGGTTTGGCGCCGTTAGCGTACCGGTCAAAGAACTCCTGCGACTTCAGGCACTTGATCGTCGCGAGCACCTGAGCCGCAAAGGCTTCGTGGATCTCGTAGAGATCGATGTCCTTCGGCGTCAGGCccgccttcttcagcgcTGGGCCCCAGCCCAGAACAGGTgcgagaaggagctgcggATAAGGATCGATTCCGGAGAAGTACCAGCTCTTGACACAAACATCGGTCGGGTATCCAagcttcttcgccttctcctcaGACATGACGAGCATCGCGCTACCTCCATCTGTCAAGGTGCTTGACGTGGCAGCCGTGATggttcctccctcctttcgAAAAACGGGCTTGAGGCTTGGCATTTTGGCTTTCATTTTCTCAGTGTCGCGCTGCATAACGTCGTCGCAGGTCACCTCGGTCTTCTTACCTTTCTTATCAATCGTGACAGGGACAATTTCCTCTTTGAAGTACCCCGCCTTTTCAGCCCGGGCGGCATTAGCGTGCGAAGCCACCGCCAGAGCCTCCTGGTCCTCGCGCGAGATGCTGTTGAGCTCCGCAATGAGATCCCCGTGCCACCCCATGGTCTTTCCAGTGCTCCGCTCTGTCAGCGCAATGCCGCCCGGAAACCACTTGAACGGATTGTAGCCCGCTTCCTTGAAGAAGCCCATGACGCCCTTCCTCTGGGCCATCATCAGCCCGTACGTCACGGAGCGTGGCAGTGGGACCTCTGTATTGCTCACACTGTCGCTCCCACCGGCAATAACGACATCAGCATGCCCACCCTCGATCAGCATGCATGCCTGCGAGAGCGAGCTAAGTCCACTCGCGCACGCCATGCTTGTGAGATTGCCGATGATCTTCTTCGGCATGTTCAGATCAATCACTATCTCGCGCGCGCAGTTGTGAGCGCTTCCTTGAAGCACCACGTTGCCCCACACAATGTGGTCAATGTCTCTGGGATCCAGCGACGTCTTGTTGAGGAGACCGGCTACGGATGCACTCGCCAGCTCCaccgtgtgtgcatgcgcagcagcatcttgAAACGTGCCAAAGTGGAGTGCTTACACTGGTCACTCAGACGGACCGTTGAACAAGggcgcggcagagagagTACATCTCTGACTGCCCATGTCGACATGATAAAATGTGTAAAAGGTcagaagaaagaaaaggggaaTGGTAAGAGGAACATAAGTCGCATTGTGTTCAGAAGCAAAAGCGGGAAGCTCCCACAGATCGGAAGNNNNNNNNNNNNNNNNNNNNNNNNNNNNNNNNNNNNNNNNNNNNNNNNNNNNNNNNNNNNNNNNNNNNNNNNNNNNNNNNNNNNNNNNNNNNNNNNNNNTTGCTCACACTGTCGCTCCCACCGGCAATAACGACATCAGCATGCCCACCCTCGATCAGCATGCATGCCTGCGAGAGCGAGCTAAGTCCACTCGCGCACGCCATGCTTGTGAGATTGCCGATGATCTTCTTCGGCATGTTCAGATCAATCACTATCTCGCGCGCGCAGTTGTGAGCGCTTCCTTGAAGCACCACGTTGCCCCACACAATGTGGTCAATGTCTCTGGGATCCAGCGACGTCTTGTTGAGGAGACCGGCTACGGATGCACTCGCCAGCTCCAGCGTGTCTGCCTTCATCAGAGCCCCAAAGGACTTGACAAACGGCGTCCTCGCCCCGGTGACGAGGACCGCTCGTTGACGCAAAATATGGCGAGTCGAGTGCATACTtgacagagagaagagatTGCAGTTTTGTCTGCTGAGTGATCTGGAGACTGGTCAAAAATcaaagagagagcagaggaTGGGTAACATATTAGGTAAAGCCTTTGCAGTCAACTGTCAAAGCAGGATGACGCAGAGCAAGTAGGAGGACGTGCGCCATGTGGATAGATTGTGAACAGCTCttgtgtgctgcgcagcgttcCCCTGAGGCCGCAGTCGTGTATCAAGCACCAAAGCAGAGTCcgagcagcacagcgccCTCCCTGGGGCAGCGCATGATTCACAGGCACAAATCAAAGCTTCGACAACAGCTCTTGTGCCAAATGGAATTTGTTCGATAAAATGGTAAAGACTGTGAATCTCCAGCAGTCTGCGCGGGTCATGCATGAAGGGAACTGAGAAACGCCCTTTACAGCATCTGGCCCTCTTGAAAACGGCCTACAACAACCCAGCGTCACTACAATCCGCGAGTCAATGCGCCCATAGCCAGCACCATTCAGACTTGTCGACCCATGTTtcagaggcgcgcacacacacagctcTCAGAGCCACAAGCGACGGGGCACCTTCGATCACATGGCACTTCACGGCCATCCTCGTAATAATGCAAACGCCAAAGTCGCCACATTTTCAGACTCGAAGAGCATATGTTGGATGATTAGCGCAGACGCGGAGGAAGAGCTTCACGATCATGCGGTAAGGCTATCCAGTCACAGGCCAAGTGTCACGCGATGTAAGGCAGTTCTACCTGGAAATAAGGGGTTTACAGGACTGTCTGAGTACGCCGAAAAACAAAGCATCAGCTGCTTCCTGCATGAGCTACTCCTTAGGCGTAAAAATGGTGCACGAATATCTGGCCGTGTTCCTGGTGCGAGAGATTCTGTCGGTGCAGCACACCATGCCAGCATGGCTAAAGCACGAGACCCCCTAGCACTCATTTGGCAACCAGTGCCCCTCAAACAGTCATCACCGCACTGACGGGATCTGCCCTGTTAGGGGGTTCAGGCACATAGCTTCACCCACAGCGGCCCGCATTCCCCATCTATGCCAGCCATCACCGCTTCCTGGAAACCAGCATTTCAACAGGCATCTTTCCCAATGCCCAGAAATGGTGCTGCTTCTTTCCACACGATCCCGCAATCCACTCTAACCTCGCAATTGGCCGTCATCCGGCACCAAGTTAACGTGCCTAGGGGGAGATCCGCAGGTGCCAAgagacccccccccccagagACGCGCCCCTGCGTTTTTGGATGAAGCTGAAGGAAACCTTTTCCCTTTGGCACCCCTCGGGCGATGAGCAAAATTCAAAGATCTGTATGCACCGCAATCGACGCTTTCCGCACCCCTCAGCGAGCTAATCGTCTTTTCTACCCGCAGAAGACTATTGAAAAGCCGGTaaaccccccccccccacacgcacacaaaaaaaattCTTACAGAGCACCACCCCTTTTCTCCGCAAAGAAGCCCGACTCAGCACCAGCCGCTTTACACCTCTTCCTTTAGGGTTGTCGGTGAAGAACTTTGAAGCAGCAGTTTGCTGCACGCTTAAGTGACCCTAACAAGGACCCCGCGTACTCTTTACACAAAGAGATGCGATCCTGAACGCATTTTCTCCTTTAGGAATGCCGGGCATTGAAACCGTTTCAAAAAATAGCTTTCTTGCCGCACTTAAGCTCATCCCTTAAAACACCCCCAGCGGAAGAATAACCGCAACGGCCCCTCTGAAAGATCAACACAGGTCTCCCCGGCGATGGGCTCGAGCAGAACCACAGCAAATCCGGAAAGAGGATGCCGAGCGAAAGCGAAACACTGCTGATGGCGATTTTCCGCCACCCAAAATCCGAGTTtcaaaggaagagaagccgcCACCACATATACCCCTTCAAGCAACGAAATAAGAAACCTGTCGACCCATACCTGCGTAAGCAGAAAAGGACAAGAGATCACGGCAACCCACAGCACCACAGCACCGTCTTCCCGTAGAGTTTTTTGAGTCCCCCACCAAGATAAAAAGAATTAACGACAccggcaaaaaaaaaaaacaatggCTCGAAAGGCAAGAAAAGCATCCATTGTTTCTTTACCCATAGAGTCCGACTACCGCCCGTACTTCTTGCAGCTCAGCATGTCTGCATGAAAAGCCCTGACGTTATtccggtgctgctgcaagcCCCTCCCCGCGCGAGAAACTGAAGAAGCAACAAACCAAAATGCATGGGCAAGGAAAAAAGATGAGCGgctctgccgcggcgactTCATTTATGCCACAACGGGCGGGGGCCTCCcaaaaaaacagaaaaccGACGaatacgaaaaaaaaaatcttCCCGCCAACCTCATTTTTGCGCTTTAAGCGAGGCTGTTCGATTAACGGAATTTTTTTGCTTGTGCGGCGTTCGTTTTtaaacaaaaaggaaaagaaacgcATAAATTTGGCAGGCGGcccgcattttttttttagggGGCGCTCGTTCTGGAACCGGGCCCCGTCTTCTAACCCCTATGATGTTTAGGCGCGGTGTGGgcgggcgcggtggcggggcTGTTTTGCCCGCGCCCGACGCCCCCGGAGCACCACCCGCAAACAGAAAAAGCCACAACGACGAAAAGACGCAGCAAACGCCCAAAGAGGGCGCAGCGACAAGAACCCCGCCCACACCAAAGAAACGACCTGGTTAGCCCGCCGGGTAAAAAAATCGTGTGGCCAGGGGCGCCCCACCCGTGGTTAACCCCGGCCGCAATTGGGAAACCGCGAACGCCAAAGAAAAGGATAAACGCACCCCTTATCGCATTGTTGTCATGAAAAAAATGCATAATGGCTCTTTGTGTTGAAACAAAGTCTTTGGAAAGGTGATCGTATGCCGTTGGATCTGCGGCATCGTCCGCCTGTTTTTTTaccatcttttttttttgtttctttttcacCTTAAAAAAGACCTGGCGCTATTTTCCTTGTTTGTGGTCTAACACGTGAATTTTTGAAAACTGTCAAAAGTTGCGCCTTAAAGGCGTCGCCTTCCTGGGGGGGTGGCGGGGGGTGGCCGGTTTGGGTCCTCTGCTGAGGGCCGCCCCCGGCTTTCAAACCCCCCACCGCGCAGGATTGGCACGCTAAGCCCAATCCCAAGCCTATTTGCTTTCGCCGGCGTCGTTCCAGACCGCCAACACTCGGCCAAAACCAGCAGCAAAACAAACGCAGCCTCTTTGTCTTCGGCTGTTTATTTATGCTTAAAAAAGTGAGATGAACAAACCGCTTTTCAGCGCCATTTTCTTaacaccccctcctcccaccgcCTTTCTGTTTTCGATGAAGGGTAGCTTTTCAGTTGGCAGATTTCAAACATGCATTTTTTTGTTTGAAATTGTTTGTTTAAAAATCAAGGGTATCCCATAGCGTGCGGCACGGGGCTTTTCTGCTTTGTGGTAACGGATGGGGCTAAAAATGAGGGGCTCCAAAACAAAGGCCAAAACACACACGATGAGCGCACATTTGTGTGCCCACAGGCCCGTGCGCACGCGTATGCGTATATATatttgtgcgcgtgttcaAAATTTAACAATCGGCGCGTCGTTCAGAAATTTCCGCAGCCACAGAAGCGCCCGAAACACCAGCGCTAGACGCCCCCCACGATGTAAACAAACGCAAACGAAAAAGGCTTTAACTTCTCAAAAATTTTGCCTTTTCCATAATAAATAGGGTGGCGTCCACTCCGCAAGGACTGCCACAGGCCCGATCGCGtggcgcaaagcagcgctagaAACCCCAAAAAGCAACGCTGCCCCAGCCGCCacagcacggcccctgccccaagccccgcccacccacccgcttCCCAGCCGCTCGCAAAATGCGGGTTGCCACCTGGCGCGCCCCCGGGGTGGCCCAGGCTCCccaccagtgggcagcgaGGGGCGGCTGAGGTACGCTGGCGTCACGCTGACACcctgcccatcacatgggTGGCGCAAACGTGTCCACTGTCGAAGATCTCTCCCACACAACGCCATCCGCGGCCTCACTGCCGGCATCAGTGGGGGCATGCGTTGCTCCGACCCCCCTCTGCGTAGGTAGGCGCCTGGCCCTGCTACGGCCAGAAGCGGTGCAGCATCGGCaggggatggaggggcgGCCcggctccctcccccacacgAATGCACAGAGTTGGTGTGCACTGGACCCTGGGATGCTATTTGCTAGGGTCTTTTTGCGCcgtgttttttttgttaGTGAATGAAGGCGGGGTTGGGGAGAGGCTGGCTTGTTGGTCGGTACGAAAGGGTTTGTTTTTCGCGGTTGCTGCGCGTTTGGGGGGTGCCGGGGGCAGGGGGAATAGATGAAAGTagcgggtggtggtggcagaaACGCTATTTTGTGTATTTTTGCGATGGGTGGGAAGAACGCTGAAAAGCGTTTTTAGTGCGTTTCTGGCCGAAATGTTTTGGTCAcaggcgcggcggtggtgaggaggAAAAGGTATGGGTGTATAATTGGGGGGTGGATAGGGGTGTTTGTTTGTCTTGTTGTTGCGGGTGTTTTggggaaaggaaagggcgGCGGGCTGGCATGGGGAAAAGGGCTCTGGGGTAGTTGATTTTCGTGCTGGGTGAAAAAGGTTTAAAGCCAAGATGTCGTGCGGGGGGGATGTTTTGCTGTGTGGGGGGTGCTTAGTTTACCTTTTCGGCGCCCTAGGTGGATGTGTTGCTTTGCTATGAATGTGGCTTGCCGTGCCGGAAGCTGGTGATAGTTCTGTTCTCGGGTTTCGCTTCTGCGGTTTGGGTTTGGGGCACGGAAAGCGATAGAGGGCTTAGGGTTCCCTGGGCGAGAGGTTTTTGGCGACAAGGAGGGGGGGACTCAATTCTTATTAAAGGGAAATGGAATTTGTAGCGTGGAAGCAGCCGGGGTGTGCGTATGGTTGCGCACGATTCTTATTTACCACGGTGGCGTTGTGGTAAGGGAATTtaggttttttttttttggggggggggtctgcTGCGTTTTCTTGGCGGTGGGCGTTTACCTCCGGCCGTGCCGGTGGCTTTTTCGCagccggggggggggggctgcccTCCGGGGGAGTGCCCGGCTGGGGTGCGGGGGGCTTTTCCGCCGGGGTGGGCCGTCTGCGGTGTTTGGGGCGTGGCCTGGGGGCGGCCCAGGGGTTTGgggttgtgtgtgtgtgttcgggGTTtggaggggcggggggggtGCCATGGCGTAGCCCTCGGGCCAGGGCcgtcggggaggggggtgggcggggtaGGCCGCCACCCGGCCGAATGAGCGGCGCAGTTAGCGGGGTCTTGGTTTTCTCTATTAAAACAGCGATCAGTCATCGCGGCGCGACACCGGCTTCAAAACCTGGACAGGCCCATACACTATCGTGGGCGATGCGGGCTGGCTGCGGCGCGACTCGATTTCGTGGCAGAAATTCTTGTGCTTGTCCCAGTCCGCCTTTTGGCACTCGGGGGAGCAGTAGAACGTGAcgtcgcagccgctgcacttgAGGAGGTCTTTCGTGGTACCGGGGCAGGACGGGCTTGCACACTTCATGTCGGCCTGCTTCCCAACAAACACGTCGCGGCTGTGCACGGCGAGGTGATACTCTGGGGCACTGAGGGCGAGAAACACGGCCAGGATGTGCTCCTTGAGAGTGTAGACCACCTGCAGAACATCCTCGCAGTCCAGGCGGCTGTAGGCAGCTtcagcagaggagagggccTCGTTCAAGGTGGGAACTAGGTTACACAGAAGCCGGATTTCCTTCACCTCGCTCTTGACCCACAGTAGTGCCAGGACGATGCGGTCCAAGGTAAACGTCTTCGCGCTCGGCAAGTCCGCGATGTCGCTCTGCGGGGACGAGATCGACTCGATGTTGTCGAGGGCGTCGAACAGGGCTGTGCGGCAGTAGAAGAGTCTCCCGTTGTGGATGAGGTGGCCAATGTCGTCCAGGTGCGGGTTTTCCATGAAGTCCTTGCAGAAGTTGTGCAGGAACTTGGAGGTGGTgtcgtgcatgcgtgcgtccTTCGCGTTGACCGCGGCGATCATGACGCAGTCGAGCACCTTGATCTTCTCCATGTCGCGCAGGAAGACCGTCGGACCGGTGCGCAGCTTCGCGTAGCAGGGGCATCCATCGCAGCACACAAAAGTGTTGAAGAGCAGTTTGCCATTCGACGAGTACGGCGAAACGCCGTTGCGTGTGTTGACGGTGAAGAAAAGAAACTTGATGGAGTCCATGAGGCGGCGAAAGGCCTCGGCAGAGGCCATGTTCTTGCgcagagagcacacacactccgTCACGTGCCCGGCAGCCGCGATGAGGGTCTCCGAGCTCTCGGACTTCGtcttctgcgccgctgcctgaAAGCGTGTGCAGTGCTGGTCCAGCAGGTTGAGCAATGCATTTTTTTCGCTGGCGTTCGACACGGTGAACTTGGCTGTCATGCACACAATCCGAAAGACATCGTGCGCCTCGCCGAAGACACCAGTCATGTTGCGGAACGTCTCGTGAGTTGCCACACGATTGTAAATGAACGTCACCGCCTTTTCGAGGAACGGGTCCTCGTGGAGCACCGTGTGCGCCATCAGGCAGTCCATCAGCCGAGTCGCCACGGCAACGCGCTTCGACGGAGAGATGTTATCCATGTAGTCGTCAAACCACTCCATCCGCATCTCTCGAAACGGGTAGCGCAAGATGGAGTCACGGTTCACCGGCGGGCGGTCATCTCCTGTTTCGGGGGAGGAGTCGCGT
This window of the Leishmania donovani BPK282A1 complete genome, chromosome 31 genome carries:
- a CDS encoding putative 3-ketoacyl-coa thiolase-like protein; this encodes MGSQRCTLSAAPLFNGPSE
- a CDS encoding diphthine synthase-like protein; the protein is MFTLVGVGLGDASDVTVKGMNAVKEADVVFLEAYTSFLINSNAEELAGIYGKPVILADREMVESGAVLDDAKVKKVVLLVVGDVFGATTHSDLIVRCNRQGIESKVVHNASIINAVGCCGLQLYRFGQVISLCFWTETWRPDSWYERLRSNRAAGIHTLVLLDIKVKEISDENLARGRKIYEPPRYMTIRQAVEQILEVEGYKQGGAVAADGSTFAVGLARVGSESQQVVAGTMKDLLSVDFGAPLHSLVIAGDVHDCEQEHVDLFRMAGQ